The genomic region GGCAACGATGGTCCCGTCCTTGGGCCCCAGGTGCGGGGCCGTAGGCATGTTGAACTCCCTGCGCAGGGCAGCCCGGGCGGCGAGGTGCCCACACATACCGTGCACGCTGGGGCCGGGGGGCGTCGACGCTGAACACAGGTACACACCGGGCAGAGGTGTGCGGTACGGATTCCAGGCGGGCACCGGTCGGAACACGGACTGTGTGAGCGTGACGGCTCCCGCACCGATGTCGCCACCGGGATAGTTCGGGTTGTACGTCTGGTACTCGGCCGCCGGCACACCACGCGCCGCGATGACCGTGTCGGCGAAGCCGGGCGCGTACCGCTCGATGCGGCGGGTGATCAGCGGCACCGGATCCCGGATATCGCCGTTCGGTACGTGTGCGTAGGCCCACACCGGGCGGCGGCCGCCCACGGCGCGGCCGGGATCGGTCACGGCAGGGTCGACCACGAGCACGAACGGCTCCTCGCCGGCCTCGCCCCGGGCCGCCGCGTTCTCTGCTGCGAGCATCGCGGCGCGGATGCCTCCCAGGTGCACGGTCCCGGCCCGCCCCACCTCCGGGCAGGCCCACGGGATGGGCTCGCTGACCAGCAAGTCGGCCTTCGCCGCGCCCGGGCCATAGTGGAAGCGGTCCAACGCCCGACGGTAGCGCGGCGGCAACCGGTCGCCGGCCAACGCGAGCAAGCCGCGCGGCGTGGTGTCCAGCATGATCACCGGGGCGTCGAGCTCCGCGAGATCGGTGACCCGGTGGCCGGTGTGCACCATGCCGCCGTGCGCCCGCAGGTCATCGGCCAGGGCCTTGGCAATGCGGACACTGCCGCCCTGGGGCAGCGGCCAGCCGGCCGCGTGTGCTAGGTGCCCAAGCAGCAGCGCGATGGCGCCGGCGGGCAGGCTGGGCAGCCGCCCCATCGCGTGCGCCGCGACGCCGGTGAGCAGTGCCCGGGCAGCCTCAGTGCGCAGCCCGTTGACCCCCAGGTAGTGCCCCAGCAGGCGCGGTCCAAGCAGCAGCGGGACGGCGAAGTCGTGCGGCAGGGACCGCTGGCCGGACAGCAGGAAGTCGGTGACACCCGCACTGTGCCGCACCAGCGGCGCCATCAGCTGCCGCCAGCGGTAACCGTCCGGGCCGAGCCGGTCGCAGGTCCTGTCGAGGTCGTGGTAGGCGAACGCGGCGGCGTCACCGTCCAGCGGGTGCGCGTAGGTGATCGGCGGCTGCAGCAGCGCAACGCCGCGCGCCGCGAGGTCAAACTCCCGGAAGAAGGCCGACGCGGCCGCCATGGGGTGCACGGCCGCGCAGACGTCGTGCCAGATCTCCGAGTCGAACAGCGCCTCACCGCGCAGGCCGCCGCCGACGGTGGCCGCCTGTTCGTGCACGTGCACGCTCAGCCCGGCACGCGCCATTGTGACGGCGGCGGCCAGACCGTTCGGGCCACTGCCGACGACGGCGACATCGGCGCGCGTCACGCCGGTGCTCCCTCGGCGGCGAACTGCCGACTCGCGAGCCGCCGGTACACCTCGTCGGATTCGATGAGCTCCCGGTGAGTGCCGGTGGCGCGCACGCGTCCCTCCTCCATGACGATGATACGGTCGGCTCGCACAATGGTGGACAGCCGGTGCGCGATGGCCAGCACGGCGCACTCGCGGGCGGCTTCCGTCATCGCGTCGCGCAGCGCGGCCTCGGTGTCGCTGTCCAGGTGCGCGGTGACCTCGTCCAGCAGGATCACCTCCGGCCGCTGGAGCAGCGTGCGGGCGATGGCGAGCCGCTGCCGCTGGCCGCCGGACAGGCCGGCGCCGCGCTCACCGAGCTCCGTGTCGAGCCCGTCGGGCAGCTCGGCGATGAGGGACTCCAGGCTGGCGAGCCGCAGCGCACGGGCGATGTCGGCGGTGCCGGCCCCGGGGTTCGCGTACGTCAGGTTCTCGCGGATCGTGCCGCGCAGCAGCGGCGCGTCCTGCTCGACGTAGCCGACCAGCGACCGCAGTTCGGCGAGCCCGAGGGTGGCGGTGTCATGGCCCGCGACCCGGATCGTGCCGGAGTCCGGCCGGTGGAAACGCTCGATGAGCTGGAACGTCGTGGTCTTGCCCGTGCCGGAGGCGCCGACGATCGCGGTCAGCCCGCGGCGCGGCACGGTGAAGGAGACGTCCCGCAGTACCGGTGTGTCGCCGTGGTAGGAGAAGCCGACGTGCTCGAACCGGATCGCGGGCGCTGGCGCCGCGGCGGGCTCGCGGGCACCCCGCCGTGCGGGTTCCACGTCCTCTTCCTCCTCCTGCGGGATCGCTCCCAGCTCCCCCACACGCTGGACCGCGGCGCGGCCCTGCTGGAACTGGCCGACCGAAAGGAAGAGCAGCACCAGCGGTGTCACCAGGTAGAACAGGTACATCACGAACGCCGCGAGATCGGCGGCCGGCAGCGACCCCGTGGCGACCCGGGCCATACCCCAGGAGACCACCACGGCGAGCGAGAGCTGTGTACCGACGTTCATCGCCGGAGTGAGCAGCGAGCTGAATCCGACGACCCGGACCCCGCTGCGCCGCGCCCGGTCGGCCAGCCGCGCCAGTTCCTCGGTCTCCCGCTCCTCAGCGCGTGACGCTTTGACCGTGGTGAGGGCGCCGAGCACCCGCTGCAGACCCGAGCCGAACGCGCCGACGTCCTCCCGGTTCCGAAGGGCGGCGATGCGCACCTGGCGCGCCAGCAGCAGCGCGGCGCTGCTGGCCAGGCCGAGGCAACCGGCGGTGGCGAGCAGCAGTTTCCAGTCGATCCTGGCCATCAGCACGATGCCGCTGGCCACCATGAGGGCGGAGGTGGTCATCCGCGCCACCGCCTGGGCGATGACCAGGGAGGCGACCGAGGTGTCGGACACGGTGCGCGCGAAGACGTCGCCGTGTTCCAGACGCGAGAAGTGCGGGATCCGGCTGCGGAGCAGGCGGCCGCCGAGGACGCGCCGGACGTCGAAGACGATGTTCTCGCCGGCCCGGCCGATCGCGTAGGCGTGTCCGGCGCTTAGGGCCGTGTCGGCGAGGAAGAAAAGCACGACGAGGGTGATAGGCCAGACGATCGGCTCGTCCAGGACCACGGCTTTGATCAGTCGGCCCAGCATCCAGGGTTGGGCGAGCTTGGCTGCCACACCGGCGATGCCCATGCCCATTCCGAGGATTAGCAGGCCCCGCTGGGAACGGGCCGTCTGCCGGAGGTTCATGCCGGCTTCGTGTAGGACGCGACGAACAGACCGGCCTCGGGAACGTAGGCGGTCCGCAGCCAGTTACTGTAGTGGCCCTCGGGGTTCAGCCCGGCGTCCCGGGCGTGGACGTCCACCTCGTCTGGCGTGAGCAGGCGCGTGACCTCGGTGCCGATGCGGTGCGTGCCGTCCGCCTCGAACAACAGGGTGGACACCTGCCAGACCCGGTTTTCCGCCATGAGGGTGGCGTGCATCTGGATGCCGGTGTCCGGCTCCGGGTGCGGTATGAACATCGTGGTGCGTGCCAGCCCCTGGTGCAGGGCGATGATGCCGGGGCGGTTGTGCGCCTCGACTAGCAGCCTGCCACCGGGGCGCAGGTGTTCGGCCGCGCGAGCGATGACCTCCCGCTGCCCCTCGGGGTCGAGGATCAGCGAGAGTGTGGAGCAGACGCAGTAGATGAGGCCGTAGGCTCGGTCGCCGCGGTAGGTGCGGATGTCGCCGAGTTCGCCGGTCACCCGGCCCTCGCTGGCCTTCTTCTCGAGAGCCGCCAGCATCTCCGGCGAGGAGTCCACGCCGGTGACCGGGCCGACGCGGTGCGACAGCGGCAGCGCGATCCGGCCGGTCCCGACGCCGAACTCCAGCGTGCCCCAGGCCGGGTCCGGGTGGAACGCGGCCAGGGCGTCGACGGCGGCCCGCGTGGCGGCGGCATGGGGAAAGACGCGGTCGTACCAGCCTTCGAACTGCCTGCCGTAGCCGATGTCCGCGATCGTCATGAGATATCCGTCCCTGTCATGTGGAAGGCACCCTGCCTGGCGGTGATTCCTGGTTTCGGGTGGCCCGCGTACCGTGTCCTGCGTCCCGCCGCCTCCGCGCGGCTCAGGCGGCGAGCGTGGCGGTAGCCCGGGTGGCGGCGGTCAGTTCGCGCCGGCGCTGCGACAGCACGTAGTGGATCGCCGGGTGGGTGGCGCCAAACGCGAGTACGAACCTGTTGAGCCCCACGAACTGGCCGATACCGAGGTGGAACGCCGACATCGTGGCGAGGTAGGCGCGGGCGGCGGGCTTCGGCAGCACATAGATGAGGGGGAAGCCGCACTCGATGGCGATCGTGCCCCACGAGAGCGCTTTGGAGATCGCCGGGTAACGGTTGATGACCTGGTGCGCGCCCGGGTGCCCGTAGTTCCTCGTCCGCATCACCCCGGCGACGGCGTCCCCCTTCAGCCAGATCGGGGAGACGGCCTTCACCACTCCGGAGGCGACGTAGGACAGCGAGGTCTCCAGGGCCAGCGTCCGCATCGCGAGGTCGTCGGCCTTCTCGAGGTCGCGGATCAGCCCGGTGGAGGCCATCGTGACGTTGATGACGTGCTGCAGTTGGTCGGCGCCGTCCCGGCCGAACGGGATGAAGGCGGACTGCGCGCTCTGGAGGGCGGCCAGTGTCGTGCCGCCCGCGATCCGCAGTGCTCGGTTCCGGGGCCGCAGGAAGGTGGCCGCCGACACGGCGGCCTGGGTGCCGTAGACCGCGTAGGGGAACGCCTTGGACGTCAGCGCGCGGTTCACCCGGGGGTAGTGCCTCGCGAGCCTCGGGTGGCATGCCTCCACCTGACTCCCCAACAGGTCGCCCTTGACGAACCGCTTGTGCTGGCTCAGTGCTTCCAGTGCCGCGACGAACGTCCCCGCGGCGGCGATGCGGCGTACCGTGGTGGGCGGGTGCAGCGAGGCGACGGATGACGCCGCCCGGTTCAGTCGGCGGAACACGGGTTCTCCTTCTCGGTGGGAGTGGGTGCCGGGGACAGGACGGTGCCTGTCCCCGACGGTGACGGTGCCGGACCGGGCCGACGAGGCGGCGGGCTTAGCCACGCGCCGGGCACCCCGTCGCCTCCTGAGCGGCACCGGGTAGCGGGGACGGCGCGGGAGGCCGTGCTGCCCCCGCCCACTGGGACCCGGTCGTTCACGTCTCAGGACATGACCGCGGACCCCTGCCTGGCGTGGGCGTGCCCGGCGGCGCGTCGCCGGCGGCGGTGAAGCCGCACTCGGCGGAAGTCACTTGCCGCCGGCGGTCCCGGCTCGGACCCGGCCGGTGGTGGCTGGCCTGGCGACCGGCGTCAGGAGTTGGTGTAGTTCTGCACGTTGTCGTAGAGCATCTCCGTCGCGATGAGGAAGACCTCGAAGGCGAGCACCGGGGTGGCCATCACAGGGTCTGCGGGGGTGTTCAGACCGAGGGTGGCGGTCCCCGAGAGTACCCCCGGGGTGACGTCGGTCAGGGATTCGTTGGCGAACTGGGCGACGATAGACATGGTGTCCCTTTCTTTGTGATCCTTGTGCCGGATCTCCCGCCGGTCCCTCCGGCGGATCTCCAGCGGAACGGTGACTGCTCCCCAGCGGGGCACAAGGCCCGTCTCGGCTGGGGGGCCCGCTCTCACGCGCGGCACGGCGGAGTGAGAGCGAGGCTCCCGGCCGACGCGGGCTAGGGCGTGGCTGCCGGCTGAGGGTGGTGCAGCGGGATGTGCTCGGAGGCGAACAAGGGGTCCACCGCGTGCGGGCCCTCACGCTCGGGGTGGGCCTGCAGCAGCATGAACTGGGTGTGGTCGGCCTCCGGCTCGTGCGGGATCCGGGTGGCCAGGTAGCCCTGGAGGATCCGGTAACCGGGGCTGGAGACCATACGGCCCATGTTCCCGGACGAGGCGTTGGCCGCCGTGATGATGACCTGGAGTGTGTCGAAGAGGACCTTGGGGGCACGGTTGCCCGCGTTCCAGGCCAGGCCGTACCAGGGCCGGTCCGCGGTCACCTCGGCCTCTTTCCAGGGGGCCGCCGTGCCACCGGTGATGTCCCGGTAGAGCAAGTGCACATCCGACATGCCCGGGTTGGGGCCGAAGAATCTCCAGTTGGGTCCCCGCAGGAAGCGCAGGGGCCCCCTCGTGACCAGATGGTCGAACCTACGGTCGGGGAGCTGATTCGCGGCGGTGCCGACCAACCACGCCGTGAGCCCGGTGGACACCGCCGCGTACACGGCGCGCTGCCCGTTCATGCTCCACACCCGGGAATGATCAGCTCGGCGAGGGCCTTTGCGTGCGCCTCCTCGGCGACGACCCCTATGTGGCCGGCGTCCTCGCGCACGTGGTGCCACGACTCAGCCGACAGTTCCAGCAACCGCTCCTGCGACGCACGGTGCTTCTCGGCACTGCGCGTGCCCTTCAGGGCCGTCACCACGTGCAACGGGACGGAGAGCCTGCCGACAGCCGGGTAGGCGCGCGCCGCCATGTACTCGCGGTACGCGGTGGCCCACACACGCGGCACGGCGTGGTACGCGGTCATGCTCTGCTTGACCTCTTCGGCGTAGAACTCGCGGGCCGGTGTCATCGGGCGCGGCACGTTGAGCCCCGTGGCGGCCCACACGTACTCCAGCAGCAGCCGCTGCCGCGTCCACAAGTCA from Streptomyces sp. QL37 harbors:
- a CDS encoding ABC transporter ATP-binding protein, with translation MNLRQTARSQRGLLILGMGMGIAGVAAKLAQPWMLGRLIKAVVLDEPIVWPITLVVLFFLADTALSAGHAYAIGRAGENIVFDVRRVLGGRLLRSRIPHFSRLEHGDVFARTVSDTSVASLVIAQAVARMTTSALMVASGIVLMARIDWKLLLATAGCLGLASSAALLLARQVRIAALRNREDVGAFGSGLQRVLGALTTVKASRAEERETEELARLADRARRSGVRVVGFSSLLTPAMNVGTQLSLAVVVSWGMARVATGSLPAADLAAFVMYLFYLVTPLVLLFLSVGQFQQGRAAVQRVGELGAIPQEEEEDVEPARRGAREPAAAPAPAIRFEHVGFSYHGDTPVLRDVSFTVPRRGLTAIVGASGTGKTTTFQLIERFHRPDSGTIRVAGHDTATLGLAELRSLVGYVEQDAPLLRGTIRENLTYANPGAGTADIARALRLASLESLIAELPDGLDTELGERGAGLSGGQRQRLAIARTLLQRPEVILLDEVTAHLDSDTEAALRDAMTEAARECAVLAIAHRLSTIVRADRIIVMEEGRVRATGTHRELIESDEVYRRLASRQFAAEGAPA
- a CDS encoding linaridin-like RiPP, which translates into the protein MSIVAQFANESLTDVTPGVLSGTATLGLNTPADPVMATPVLAFEVFLIATEMLYDNVQNYTNS
- a CDS encoding class I SAM-dependent methyltransferase — its product is MTIADIGYGRQFEGWYDRVFPHAAATRAAVDALAAFHPDPAWGTLEFGVGTGRIALPLSHRVGPVTGVDSSPEMLAALEKKASEGRVTGELGDIRTYRGDRAYGLIYCVCSTLSLILDPEGQREVIARAAEHLRPGGRLLVEAHNRPGIIALHQGLARTTMFIPHPEPDTGIQMHATLMAENRVWQVSTLLFEADGTHRIGTEVTRLLTPDEVDVHARDAGLNPEGHYSNWLRTAYVPEAGLFVASYTKPA
- a CDS encoding NAD(P)/FAD-dependent oxidoreductase — translated: MTRADVAVVGSGPNGLAAAVTMARAGLSVHVHEQAATVGGGLRGEALFDSEIWHDVCAAVHPMAAASAFFREFDLAARGVALLQPPITYAHPLDGDAAAFAYHDLDRTCDRLGPDGYRWRQLMAPLVRHSAGVTDFLLSGQRSLPHDFAVPLLLGPRLLGHYLGVNGLRTEAARALLTGVAAHAMGRLPSLPAGAIALLLGHLAHAAGWPLPQGGSVRIAKALADDLRAHGGMVHTGHRVTDLAELDAPVIMLDTTPRGLLALAGDRLPPRYRRALDRFHYGPGAAKADLLVSEPIPWACPEVGRAGTVHLGGIRAAMLAAENAAARGEAGEEPFVLVVDPAVTDPGRAVGGRRPVWAYAHVPNGDIRDPVPLITRRIERYAPGFADTVIAARGVPAAEYQTYNPNYPGGDIGAGAVTLTQSVFRPVPAWNPYRTPLPGVYLCSASTPPGPSVHGMCGHLAARAALRREFNMPTAPHLGPKDGTIVAERPRRTS